A genomic region of Xanthomonas campestris pv. phormiicola contains the following coding sequences:
- the htpX gene encoding protease HtpX translates to MFNRIALFLITNLAVLVLAGIVMSVFGINPNQMGGLLVMAALFGFGGSLVSLLLSKFMAKRATGAQVITEPRNHTERWLLETVRRQAQAAGIGMPEVAVYDGPEINAFATGANRNNALVAVSTGLLQNMTEDEAEAVLAHEISHVANGDMVTMALLQGVLNTFVIVLARVVGGIVDGYLSGNRDGGRRGLAYYAIVMVLEMVFGLFATMIAMWFSRYREFRADAGGAGLAGRHKMIAALQRLELNHGQSTLPSQVQAFGIAGGLGQGLRKLFMSHPPLSERIATLRASHSNATVS, encoded by the coding sequence ATGTTCAATCGAATCGCCTTGTTCCTCATCACCAATCTGGCGGTGCTGGTGCTGGCCGGCATTGTCATGTCCGTGTTCGGGATCAATCCCAACCAGATGGGCGGCCTGTTGGTGATGGCCGCGCTGTTCGGCTTCGGCGGCTCGCTGGTGTCGCTGCTGCTGTCCAAGTTCATGGCCAAGCGCGCCACCGGCGCGCAGGTGATCACCGAGCCGCGCAACCACACCGAGCGCTGGCTGCTGGAGACGGTACGGCGGCAGGCGCAGGCCGCCGGCATCGGCATGCCCGAGGTCGCGGTCTACGACGGTCCGGAGATCAACGCCTTCGCCACCGGCGCCAACCGCAACAATGCGCTGGTCGCGGTGTCCACCGGCCTGCTGCAGAACATGACCGAAGACGAAGCGGAAGCCGTGCTCGCGCATGAGATCAGCCATGTCGCCAATGGCGACATGGTGACGATGGCGCTGCTGCAGGGCGTGCTGAACACCTTCGTGATCGTGCTGGCGCGGGTGGTCGGCGGGATCGTCGACGGTTATCTGTCCGGCAACCGTGACGGCGGCCGCCGCGGGCTGGCCTACTACGCCATCGTGATGGTGCTGGAGATGGTGTTCGGCCTGTTCGCGACGATGATCGCGATGTGGTTCTCGCGCTACCGCGAGTTCCGCGCCGACGCCGGCGGCGCCGGCCTGGCCGGGCGCCACAAGATGATCGCGGCGCTGCAGCGGCTGGAACTCAACCATGGACAGAGCACGCTGCCGTCGCAGGTGCAGGCGTTCGGCATCGCCGGTGGCCTGGGCCAGGGCCTGCGCAAGCTGTTCATGAGCCACCCGCCGCTGTCCGAGCGCATCGCCACGCTGCGCGCCTCGCACAGCAATGCGACGGTGAGCTGA
- the gluQRS gene encoding tRNA glutamyl-Q(34) synthetase GluQRS: MPSPPYRGRFAPSPTGPLHLGSLLAAFGSWLLARHAGGQWLLRIEDVDRPRSVPGAAERQLASLRACGLEADAPILRQSERAALYQAAAQRLLQRGQAFACSCSRSELAAQGGVHHRCVAAQARPRPALRLRVAPGSTVAFRDGVRGDVEQDVHAEVGDFVLLRADGCWAYQLAVVVDDAAQGISDVVRGADLLDSTPRQILLQRALGLPTPHYLHLPLLLGSDGRKLSKSHAALPLDDADPLPALRLAWATLGQEPAALAAAGSVATLLAAALRAFEPARLPAQDRTLADATGIPSDTKAD; encoded by the coding sequence ATGCCCTCGCCTCCCTACCGCGGCCGTTTCGCGCCCTCGCCCACCGGCCCCTTGCATCTGGGCTCGCTGCTCGCCGCCTTCGGCAGCTGGCTGCTGGCGCGCCATGCCGGCGGGCAGTGGCTGCTGCGCATCGAGGACGTGGACCGGCCGCGCAGCGTGCCCGGCGCGGCCGAACGCCAACTCGCCAGCCTGCGCGCCTGCGGGCTGGAAGCCGATGCGCCGATCCTGCGCCAGAGCGAGCGCGCTGCGCTCTACCAGGCCGCCGCGCAGCGCCTGCTGCAGCGCGGCCAGGCGTTCGCCTGCAGTTGCAGCCGCAGCGAACTGGCCGCGCAGGGCGGCGTGCACCACCGTTGCGTGGCCGCGCAGGCGCGGCCGCGGCCGGCGCTGCGCCTGCGGGTGGCGCCGGGCAGCACGGTCGCGTTTCGCGACGGCGTGCGCGGCGATGTCGAACAGGACGTGCATGCCGAGGTCGGCGATTTCGTGCTGCTGCGCGCCGACGGCTGCTGGGCCTATCAGTTGGCGGTGGTGGTCGACGATGCCGCGCAAGGCATCAGCGACGTGGTCCGCGGCGCCGACCTGCTCGATTCCACGCCAAGACAGATCCTGCTGCAGCGCGCGCTGGGCCTGCCGACGCCGCACTACCTGCACCTGCCGCTGCTGCTCGGCAGCGACGGCCGCAAGCTGTCCAAGTCGCATGCCGCGCTGCCGCTGGACGACGCCGATCCGCTGCCGGCGCTGCGCCTGGCCTGGGCGACGCTGGGCCAGGAGCCGGCGGCGCTGGCCGCGGCCGGTTCGGTGGCCACGCTGTTGGCGGCGGCGCTGCGCGCATTCGAGCCGGCACGGCTGCCGGCGCAGGATCGGACCCTGGCGGATGCGACCGGTATCCCCAGCGACACCAAGGCTGACTAG
- the phaR gene encoding polyhydroxyalkanoate synthesis repressor PhaR: MAEIRIIKKYPNRRLYDTEISSYITIEDVRQLIIDGEEFEVRDAKTGEDLSRAVLLQIIADQEQDGEPMLSTQLLSQIIRFYGDSLQGFMGNYLERSMQVFLDQQQQFRQQMGNLLGQTPWTMMNQLTERNMELWQEFQRNLGTGFGRPAAGGTKPSEPPAAGAAPKSRAR, encoded by the coding sequence ATGGCTGAGATCCGCATCATCAAGAAGTATCCCAATCGCCGCCTCTACGACACCGAGATTTCCAGTTACATCACCATCGAGGACGTCCGCCAGCTGATCATCGACGGCGAGGAATTCGAGGTACGCGACGCCAAGACCGGCGAAGACCTGAGCCGCGCAGTGCTGCTGCAGATCATCGCCGACCAGGAACAGGACGGCGAACCGATGCTGTCCACCCAGTTGCTCAGCCAGATCATCCGTTTCTACGGCGATTCGCTGCAGGGCTTCATGGGCAACTACCTGGAGCGCAGCATGCAGGTGTTCCTGGACCAGCAGCAGCAGTTCCGCCAGCAGATGGGCAACCTGCTCGGACAGACCCCGTGGACCATGATGAACCAGCTGACCGAGCGCAACATGGAGCTGTGGCAGGAGTTCCAGCGCAACCTCGGCACCGGCTTCGGCCGTCCCGCCGCGGGCGGCACCAAGCCGAGCGAGCCGCCGGCCGCCGGCGCCGCGCCGAAGTCGCGGGCGCGCTGA
- a CDS encoding DUF1684 domain-containing protein yields MGKRGRAAALLAALLAVGACGKQAPAPAAPAVADKAFLADAQRWREQRKQELQAADGWTSLVGLHWLELKEHYIGSGPGSGIRLAVGPPRMALLSRVGAQVFLTPEPGAALSLDGKPLLRRTRLYSDHDATPSVIEFDGGKGRLSLIERGGRHALRVKHADAPTRLGFAGLHYWPLAESWRIRGRFVPNALGKTLPIVDIIGVTTESPNAGTLEFERDGKRFRLEAIGEPGRPLFVVFADRTSGRGSYPAGRFLDVPAPNADGSVVLDFNRAYNPPCAFTPFATCPLPPPENRLDLAVEAGEQTYAAAH; encoded by the coding sequence ATGGGCAAGCGGGGAAGGGCGGCGGCGCTGCTGGCAGCGCTGCTCGCAGTGGGCGCATGCGGCAAGCAGGCACCGGCGCCGGCCGCGCCGGCGGTCGCCGACAAGGCATTCCTGGCCGATGCGCAACGTTGGCGCGAACAGCGCAAGCAGGAGCTGCAGGCCGCCGACGGCTGGACTAGCCTGGTCGGTCTGCACTGGCTGGAACTGAAGGAGCATTACATCGGCAGCGGCCCCGGCAGCGGTATCCGCCTGGCGGTCGGGCCGCCGCGGATGGCGCTGCTGTCGCGGGTGGGCGCCCAGGTGTTCCTGACCCCCGAACCCGGCGCGGCGCTGAGCCTGGACGGCAAGCCGTTGCTGCGGCGCACCCGCCTGTACAGCGACCACGATGCCACGCCCAGCGTGATCGAGTTCGACGGCGGCAAGGGCAGGCTGAGCCTGATCGAGCGCGGCGGCCGCCATGCGCTGCGGGTCAAGCACGCCGATGCGCCGACCCGGCTCGGCTTCGCCGGGCTGCACTATTGGCCGTTGGCCGAATCCTGGCGCATCCGCGGCCGCTTCGTGCCCAACGCGCTGGGCAAGACCCTGCCGATCGTCGACATCATCGGCGTCACCACCGAGTCGCCCAATGCCGGCACGCTGGAGTTCGAGCGCGACGGCAAGCGCTTCCGCCTGGAAGCGATCGGCGAACCCGGGCGCCCGCTGTTCGTGGTGTTCGCCGACCGCACCAGTGGCCGCGGCAGCTATCCGGCCGGGCGCTTCCTGGACGTGCCGGCGCCGAACGCCGACGGCAGCGTGGTGCTGGATTTCAATCGCGCCTACAACCCGCCGTGCGCGTTCACCCCGTTCGCGACCTGTCCGCTGCCGCCGCCGGAGAACCGGCTGGACCTGGCGGTGGAGGCCGGCGAGCAGACCTACGCCGCCGCACACTGA
- a CDS encoding TraB/GumN family protein, with translation MPIPRLLRSLLLCLTLFAAAPVPARTPPPAATPSATPAPPTPLLWKVSGPRGALYLLGSFHLLKPDDYPLAHEVDAAYAASPRLLFELSPQDVESPQLGAQMLQAAQRQDGKRLQDDLDAATWQRLRRYAAGHGLPLEQMGGFEPWFVGLSISIAEMKAQGLQADAGLDRHFMDMAVQAGKAVEGLETAQAQIAMLDGMEPVEQKQMLVEALDDAEQGAAQTQRLHDAWRRGDERLLWQDMGMEMKRDYPRLYQRINVDRNQAWVPRLEQRLRDGQGDTLVVVGALHLLGPDGVVEALRARGYKVERICAGCRTSPAPRSR, from the coding sequence ATGCCGATCCCGCGCCTGTTGCGCAGCCTGCTGTTGTGTCTGACCCTGTTCGCCGCCGCGCCGGTGCCGGCGCGCACGCCGCCGCCGGCGGCAACGCCCAGCGCGACGCCCGCGCCGCCGACGCCGCTGCTGTGGAAAGTCAGCGGGCCGCGCGGTGCGCTGTACCTGCTCGGTTCGTTCCACCTGCTCAAGCCGGACGACTATCCGCTGGCGCACGAGGTGGATGCGGCCTATGCCGCGTCACCGCGGCTGCTGTTCGAACTGTCGCCGCAGGACGTGGAATCGCCGCAGCTGGGTGCGCAGATGCTGCAGGCGGCACAGCGCCAGGACGGCAAGCGCCTGCAGGACGATCTGGACGCGGCCACCTGGCAACGCCTGCGTCGCTACGCGGCCGGCCACGGCCTGCCGCTGGAGCAGATGGGCGGATTCGAACCCTGGTTCGTCGGCCTGAGCATCAGCATCGCCGAAATGAAGGCGCAGGGGCTGCAGGCCGATGCTGGCCTGGACCGGCATTTCATGGACATGGCGGTGCAGGCCGGCAAGGCCGTGGAGGGCCTGGAAACCGCGCAGGCGCAGATCGCGATGCTCGACGGCATGGAGCCGGTGGAGCAGAAGCAGATGCTGGTCGAGGCGCTGGACGATGCCGAACAGGGCGCGGCGCAGACCCAGCGCCTGCACGATGCCTGGCGCCGCGGCGACGAGCGCCTGCTGTGGCAGGACATGGGCATGGAGATGAAGCGCGACTATCCGCGGCTGTACCAGCGTATCAACGTCGATCGCAACCAGGCCTGGGTACCGCGGCTGGAACAGCGCCTGCGCGACGGCCAGGGCGATACCCTGGTGGTGGTCGGCGCCTTGCACCTGCTCGGCCCCGATGGCGTGGTCGAAGCGCTGCGTGCGCGCGGCTACAAGGTCGAGCGGATCTGTGCCGGCTGCCGGACGTCGCCAGCGCCGCGCTCGCGCTGA
- the phbB gene encoding acetoacetyl-CoA reductase: MTSRVALVTGGTGGIGTAICERLAAQGHRVASNYRDAAKARAWQQRMRERGHEIAIVAGDVASPEHAQALVQEVERQLGPIEVLINNAGITRDTTFHKMTAEQWHEVINTNLNSVFNVTRPVIEAMRKQRWGRVIQISSINGLKGQYGQANYAAAKAGMHGFTISLARENAGYGITVNTVSPGYVATDMVMSVPEEVRAKIIADIPTGRLGKPEEIAYAVAFLVAEEAAWITGSNLDINGGHHMGW, translated from the coding sequence ATGACATCACGCGTTGCGCTGGTCACCGGCGGTACCGGCGGCATCGGCACCGCCATCTGCGAGCGGCTGGCCGCACAGGGCCACCGCGTGGCCAGCAACTACCGCGACGCGGCCAAGGCGCGCGCCTGGCAGCAGCGCATGCGCGAACGCGGCCACGAGATCGCCATCGTCGCCGGCGACGTCGCCTCGCCCGAGCATGCGCAGGCGCTGGTGCAGGAAGTGGAGCGGCAGCTGGGCCCGATCGAGGTGCTGATCAACAACGCCGGCATCACCCGCGACACCACCTTCCACAAGATGACCGCCGAGCAGTGGCACGAGGTCATCAACACCAACCTCAACTCGGTGTTCAACGTCACCCGCCCGGTGATCGAAGCCATGCGCAAGCAGCGCTGGGGCCGGGTCATCCAGATCAGTTCGATCAACGGCCTCAAGGGCCAGTACGGCCAGGCCAACTACGCCGCGGCCAAGGCCGGCATGCACGGCTTCACCATTTCCCTGGCGCGCGAGAACGCCGGCTACGGCATCACCGTCAACACGGTGTCGCCGGGCTACGTGGCCACCGACATGGTGATGTCGGTGCCGGAAGAGGTGCGCGCCAAGATCATCGCCGACATCCCGACCGGGCGCCTGGGCAAGCCGGAAGAGATCGCCTACGCGGTGGCCTTCCTGGTCGCCGAAGAGGCGGCGTGGATCACCGGCTCCAACCTGGACATCAATGGCGGCCACCATATGGGCTGGTAG